Proteins encoded in a region of the Streptomyces sp. NBC_00310 genome:
- the cobC gene encoding Rv2231c family pyridoxal phosphate-dependent protein CobC, which produces MHTESGSGSKHDLRHAGHDLRHHGDAEVRDDGARLIDLAVNVRADTPPAWLRERIAGSLAGLAAYPDGRAARDAVAARHGLPADRVLLTAGAAEAFVLLARALKVRQPVVVHPQFTEPEAALRDAGHTVDRVLLREEDGFRLDPAAVPEDADLVVIGNPTNPTSVLHPAESIARLARPGRTLVVDEAFMDAVPGEREALAGRTDVPGLVVLRSLTKTWGLAGLRIGYVLAAPGTIAELERAQPLWPVSTPALAAAEACVSDRALAEAAEAAERVAADRAHLVAGLKEFGPDGLLVAEPAEGPFVLIRLPRATAVRRHLRTLGYAVRRGDTFPGLDEEWLRLAVRDRITVNGFLQALDRAMTLADR; this is translated from the coding sequence ATGCACACTGAATCCGGCTCCGGGAGCAAGCACGACCTGCGGCACGCGGGTCACGATCTGCGGCATCACGGCGACGCCGAGGTGCGGGACGACGGGGCGAGGCTCATCGACCTCGCCGTGAACGTCCGGGCCGACACGCCGCCCGCCTGGCTGCGGGAGCGGATAGCCGGGTCGCTGGCCGGGCTGGCCGCCTACCCCGACGGGCGGGCCGCCCGGGACGCGGTGGCGGCCCGGCACGGGCTGCCGGCGGACCGGGTACTCCTCACGGCAGGAGCCGCGGAGGCCTTCGTGCTGCTTGCCCGCGCGCTGAAGGTCCGTCAACCCGTGGTCGTGCATCCGCAGTTCACGGAACCCGAGGCCGCGCTGCGGGACGCCGGGCACACCGTGGACCGGGTACTGCTGCGGGAGGAGGACGGCTTCCGGCTGGACCCGGCGGCCGTGCCGGAGGACGCCGACCTGGTCGTGATCGGCAACCCGACCAACCCGACGTCGGTGCTGCATCCGGCGGAGTCCATCGCCCGACTGGCCCGGCCGGGGCGGACGTTGGTGGTCGACGAGGCGTTCATGGACGCGGTGCCGGGCGAGCGCGAGGCGCTGGCCGGCCGGACGGACGTACCCGGTCTCGTCGTCCTGCGCAGCCTCACCAAGACCTGGGGGCTGGCCGGACTGCGGATCGGCTACGTCCTCGCCGCCCCCGGGACGATCGCCGAGCTGGAGCGCGCCCAGCCCCTGTGGCCGGTGTCGACGCCCGCCCTCGCGGCGGCCGAGGCGTGTGTGTCGGACCGGGCGCTGGCGGAGGCGGCCGAAGCGGCCGAGCGCGTCGCCGCCGACCGGGCCCATCTGGTCGCCGGGCTCAAGGAGTTCGGCCCCGACGGCCTGCTCGTGGCCGAGCCCGCCGAGGGCCCGTTCGTGCTGATCCGGCTGCCCCGTGCGACAGCCGTACGACGGCATCTGCGCACCCTCGGCTACGCCGTCCGCCGCGGCGACACCTTCCCGGGGCTGGACGAGGAGTGGCTGCGCCTGGCGGTCCGCGACCGGATCACGGTCAACGGTTTCCTCCAGGCGCTGGACCGGGCGATGACGCTGGCGGACCGCTGA
- a CDS encoding LacI family DNA-binding transcriptional regulator — MSKDPVSKGRVTIREVAERAGVSTATTSRALSGNHPVPAATRARVLRAARELDYVANAHARALVGGGRKMAAVVVRQVTSPFYAQVAEGVEAEAADRGWLCVVGATGGDPQREMEFVRLMREEGARLVILVGGVVEDDAYRERVAQYAQALDASGARLVLCGRPAPGPEVPALVVEFDNEAGARAITGHLLSAGHRRIVFLGGLPGNTALDARVAGYRAALAEHGLPPAAARVVDCGLGRAAGLRAMTELLKETREFTAVFAGDDMVAAGALRAIAETGLKVPDDISVVGYNDIPLAEDFDPPLTTVRTPAEELGRAAVRIALRDPEHAAGSHHVLGTHIVVRRSVAPPKAPSSAPPSAPPSAPPVRP; from the coding sequence GTGTCCAAGGACCCGGTGTCCAAGGGGCGGGTCACGATCCGTGAGGTCGCCGAGCGGGCCGGGGTGTCGACGGCCACCACCTCCCGCGCGCTCAGCGGCAACCATCCGGTGCCCGCCGCCACCCGGGCCCGCGTCCTGCGCGCCGCCCGCGAACTCGACTACGTCGCCAACGCGCACGCCCGCGCCCTGGTCGGCGGCGGCCGCAAGATGGCCGCCGTCGTCGTCCGCCAGGTCACCAGCCCCTTCTACGCCCAGGTCGCCGAGGGCGTGGAGGCCGAGGCCGCCGACCGGGGCTGGCTCTGCGTGGTCGGCGCGACCGGGGGAGACCCGCAGCGGGAGATGGAGTTCGTACGGCTGATGCGGGAGGAGGGGGCGCGGCTGGTGATCCTGGTCGGCGGGGTCGTCGAGGACGACGCGTACCGCGAGCGTGTCGCTCAGTACGCGCAGGCCCTGGACGCGTCCGGCGCCCGGCTGGTGCTGTGCGGCCGGCCGGCCCCCGGGCCCGAGGTTCCCGCGCTCGTCGTCGAGTTCGACAACGAGGCCGGGGCCCGTGCCATCACCGGGCATCTGCTGTCCGCCGGGCACCGCCGGATCGTCTTCCTCGGCGGGCTGCCCGGGAACACCGCGCTCGACGCCCGCGTCGCCGGGTACCGGGCGGCGCTGGCCGAGCACGGGTTGCCTCCGGCGGCCGCGCGGGTCGTGGACTGCGGGCTCGGGCGCGCGGCCGGGCTGCGGGCGATGACCGAACTTCTCAAGGAGACACGGGAGTTCACGGCCGTGTTCGCGGGGGACGACATGGTCGCGGCGGGGGCGCTCCGCGCGATCGCCGAGACGGGGCTGAAGGTTCCCGATGACATCTCGGTGGTCGGCTACAACGACATTCCCCTGGCCGAGGACTTCGATCCGCCGCTCACCACGGTGCGCACGCCCGCGGAGGAGTTGGGGCGGGCGGCCGTGCGGATCGCTCTGCGGGATCCGGAGCACGCGGCGGGGAGCCACCACGTGCTGGGCACGCACATCGTCGTGCGCCGCAGTGTGGCTCCGCCAAAGGCTCCGTCGAGTGCTCCGCCAAGTGCTCCGCCAAGTGCTCCGCCGGTAAGGCCGTAG
- a CDS encoding DUF2264 domain-containing protein, whose protein sequence is MTAPHVSPADSSTLPPADLLLSPLTGWTRAHWEAVADRLLDGLVPYASPGLAQYRLPGRASHSGPLSDGLEGFARSFLLAAFRIAGSRGRVGPALIERYAAGLAAGTDPRGGDERWPAITDRAQPMVEAASIAIALHESRPWLWDHLDDGVRGRVVDWLGGFVGADVNDSNWRLFQVITEEFLASVDAPHSRAEIDAGLARLEDWYRGGGWYTDGDGQKFDYYNGWALHLYPVLWERIAGPRADAGLVARHRGRLREFLGAHQHFFGADGAPVHQGRSLTYRFATTAPLWAGALADATPLPPGRTRRLASGALKHFAERGVPDERGLLTLGWYRPFLPVTQRYSGPASPYWASKAFLGLLLPESHPVWAAPEEPAPVDEADTTLALPGPGWLLHSTAADGLVRLVNHGSDRLPPPPATVDDSPHYARLAYSSATAPETPGPDNHLALLAPDGTPSPRGRIHPLGTEGRRAASRYGDGIETVSVVHGPWEIRVHRVDAPTGTPVREGGWAVADDTEPPVGASGPGWALARRADGLTSAIVGLHGWGDTPGAVVRAVGANAYGHHSATPVLHGSGGSGPVLVTLVLLSGDPHTPHTGASATVDAAGDVDIRFPDGTRERVRRGETPYMSSALTLP, encoded by the coding sequence ATGACCGCGCCGCACGTGTCACCCGCTGACAGCTCCACGCTCCCGCCCGCCGATCTCCTCCTCTCCCCCCTCACCGGCTGGACCCGCGCCCACTGGGAGGCGGTCGCCGATCGGCTGCTCGACGGGCTCGTGCCGTATGCCTCGCCGGGGCTCGCGCAGTACCGGCTGCCCGGGCGGGCCAGTCACTCCGGCCCACTGTCCGACGGTCTGGAGGGGTTCGCGCGGTCCTTCCTGCTCGCCGCGTTCCGGATCGCGGGGTCGCGAGGGCGGGTGGGGCCCGCCCTGATCGAGCGGTACGCCGCCGGGCTCGCCGCCGGGACCGATCCGCGGGGCGGTGACGAGCGGTGGCCGGCGATCACGGACCGGGCGCAGCCGATGGTGGAGGCCGCCTCGATCGCGATCGCCCTGCACGAGAGCCGCCCGTGGCTGTGGGACCACCTCGACGACGGCGTGCGCGGCCGGGTGGTCGACTGGCTGGGCGGGTTCGTCGGGGCGGACGTCAACGACTCCAACTGGCGGCTCTTCCAGGTGATCACCGAGGAGTTCCTCGCCTCGGTCGACGCCCCGCACAGCCGCGCCGAGATCGACGCGGGGCTCGCCCGGCTGGAGGACTGGTACCGGGGCGGCGGCTGGTACACGGACGGCGACGGACAGAAGTTCGACTACTACAACGGCTGGGCCCTGCACCTGTATCCGGTGCTGTGGGAGCGGATCGCGGGCCCCCGCGCGGACGCGGGGCTGGTGGCCCGGCATCGCGGGCGGCTGCGCGAGTTCCTCGGCGCCCACCAGCACTTCTTCGGCGCCGACGGGGCACCGGTGCACCAGGGCCGCTCGCTCACCTACCGCTTCGCGACCACCGCCCCGCTGTGGGCGGGTGCCCTCGCCGACGCCACACCCCTGCCACCCGGCCGTACCCGCCGGCTCGCCTCCGGCGCCCTGAAGCACTTCGCGGAACGGGGCGTGCCCGACGAACGGGGCCTGCTCACGCTGGGCTGGTACCGGCCCTTCCTCCCCGTCACCCAGCGCTACTCGGGCCCCGCCTCCCCCTACTGGGCGAGCAAGGCCTTCCTCGGGCTGCTCCTGCCCGAGAGCCACCCCGTGTGGGCCGCGCCCGAGGAGCCCGCGCCCGTCGACGAGGCCGACACCACGCTCGCCCTGCCCGGCCCCGGCTGGCTGCTGCACTCCACCGCCGCCGACGGACTCGTACGGCTCGTCAACCACGGCAGCGACCGGTTACCGCCGCCACCCGCCACGGTCGACGACAGCCCGCACTACGCCCGGCTCGCCTACTCCAGCGCCACGGCACCGGAGACCCCGGGCCCCGACAACCACCTCGCCCTGCTCGCACCCGACGGCACGCCCTCCCCACGAGGCCGCATCCACCCCCTGGGCACCGAGGGCCGACGCGCCGCGTCCCGGTACGGCGACGGCATCGAGACGGTCAGCGTGGTGCACGGACCGTGGGAGATCAGGGTGCACCGCGTCGACGCCCCGACCGGCACGCCCGTACGGGAAGGGGGGTGGGCCGTGGCCGACGACACCGAGCCGCCGGTGGGCGCGTCCGGGCCGGGCTGGGCGCTGGCCCGCCGAGCGGACGGCCTGACCAGCGCGATCGTGGGCCTGCACGGCTGGGGTGACACGCCCGGTGCCGTCGTACGGGCCGTCGGCGCGAACGCGTACGGGCACCACTCGGCGACACCCGTACTGCACGGGTCCGGCGGGAGCGGGCCGGTCCTGGTCACCCTCGTCCTGCTCAGCGGCGACCCGCACACCCCGCACACCGGGGCGAGCGCGACGGTCGACGCCGCCGGAGACGTGGACATCCGCTTCCCGGACGGCACCCGGGAGCGCGTACGGCGCGGCGAAACGCCGTATATGTCCTCAGCGTTGACGCTCCCTTAG